The nucleotide sequence AAAAATCGAAAAGTACCCCTGGTTTATGGGTATTGGGTAGGTTGGCAATGATTGTGGTCTTATCCGCCTGACTTTTCTGATTGGTGAAGTTCTTAGAGATGATCAAAAACCGGGTTCGGTTCTGGTCACTGTCACCAATGTTGTCGAATAGCACCGGCACTCCGTAAAGCCTTGCGGCAATATGCGAGCAGATCGCCGCCGAGTCGGGCTCGTTGAAAGCCAGTTTGGCGGCTTTTGACGTCGATTCCACAGGGATTAGTTCAATGCGATTATCTTCGAAGTACTCTCTCAAAAACTTGCTACACTGCCGGAAAGCGATATCCTTAGAATAGATTCGACGGATTTGGGTCAATGAATCAAATTGGGAAGCGAAGGCAAAATGTATGGAAAGGTAGGCTTCGGCAGCAATATGGAGCTCTTTTTCACGGAGTAAATCTACCGTCTCACCCACCATACCTTCCTGATTATTCTCGATCGGTACTACGCCAAAGCGCGCACGCCCTGTTTCCACACTGTCAAAAATTGAATGTATGGTAGGGAGCACCAGATATTCGCTCATACCACCAAAACGGCTTTCTGCCGCCTGATGGGTAAAGCTACCCTCTGGTCCGAGGTAGGCAATGCGTTCGGGCAATTCAAGATTGCGCGACACGGCAAATATTTCCAAAAAAATGGCCTCAATGGCCGACCGCGACAGCAAGCCATTATTTTGTCTGGTGAGCCGATCCAGTATCTGTTTCTCGCGCTCGGGGCGATATATGATTGCTTTTTGGGCTCGTTTTACCTCGCCTACGGCTTTGACATGCTCCATGCGCTCATTGAGTAAAAGCAGGAGTTGGTCATCCAGGGCATCAATCCGTTGTCTGAGTTCTGATAAATCCAAGAGAGGGTATGCGTAGAATGAATGAAAGAACCGGGGAGCGGGCACTAAGCTACCCCG is from Salmonirosea aquatica and encodes:
- the pheA gene encoding prephenate dehydratase, coding for MDLSELRQRIDALDDQLLLLLNERMEHVKAVGEVKRAQKAIIYRPEREKQILDRLTRQNNGLLSRSAIEAIFLEIFAVSRNLELPERIAYLGPEGSFTHQAAESRFGGMSEYLVLPTIHSIFDSVETGRARFGVVPIENNQEGMVGETVDLLREKELHIAAEAYLSIHFAFASQFDSLTQIRRIYSKDIAFRQCSKFLREYFEDNRIELIPVESTSKAAKLAFNEPDSAAICSHIAARLYGVPVLFDNIGDSDQNRTRFLIISKNFTNQKSQADKTTIIANLPNTHKPGVLFDFLKDFYDRGINLTKIESRPLRQGSSFRYWFLVEFEGHYEDEAIREILAKYGNNLKVLGSYVRTA